The following coding sequences lie in one Synechococcus sp. CC9902 genomic window:
- the rplM gene encoding 50S ribosomal protein L13: MNKTSLPPIDSIDRQWYVVDAENQTLGRLATEVASILRGKNNPNFTPHLDTGDFVVVVNAEKIQVSGKKPQQKLYRRHSGRPGGMKVETFESLQERIPERIVEKAIKGMLPHNALGRQMYRKLKVYKGTEHPHSAQKPQPLQLNPSATAK, translated from the coding sequence ATGAACAAGACCTCCCTTCCTCCAATCGATTCGATCGACCGCCAGTGGTATGTGGTGGACGCTGAGAATCAGACCCTTGGCCGCCTTGCAACCGAGGTCGCCTCAATTCTGCGCGGCAAAAACAACCCCAACTTCACGCCTCATCTCGACACAGGAGATTTCGTGGTGGTGGTGAACGCTGAAAAAATCCAAGTCAGCGGGAAAAAGCCACAGCAGAAGCTTTACCGCCGCCATTCAGGACGTCCTGGTGGAATGAAGGTTGAAACCTTTGAATCCCTTCAGGAGCGCATCCCAGAACGGATCGTGGAAAAAGCCATTAAGGGCATGCTTCCCCACAACGCCTTGGGCCGCCAGATGTACCGCAAGCTCAAGGTCTATAAAGGCACCGAGCATCCCCATTCAGCTCAAAAGCCCCAGCCCCTTCAGCTCAACCCCTCAGCTACCGCAAAATGA
- the rpsK gene encoding 30S ribosomal protein S11 has product MAKTAKKSGPKKAKRNVPNGVAHIQSTFNNTIVSISDTAGEIIAWSSAGASGFKGARKGTPFAAQTAAEAAARRALEQGMRQIEVLVRGPGSGRETAIRALQVAGLEITLIRDVTPLPHNGCRRPKRRRV; this is encoded by the coding sequence ATGGCCAAAACTGCTAAAAAATCAGGCCCTAAGAAGGCCAAACGCAACGTCCCCAATGGTGTTGCGCATATTCAAAGCACCTTCAACAACACGATTGTGTCCATCAGCGACACCGCTGGGGAGATCATCGCTTGGTCGTCAGCCGGTGCCAGCGGTTTCAAGGGCGCTCGCAAAGGAACTCCCTTTGCCGCACAAACAGCTGCTGAAGCTGCTGCCCGCCGTGCCCTTGAACAGGGCATGCGTCAGATTGAAGTCCTGGTTCGTGGACCAGGGTCTGGCCGTGAAACAGCCATCCGTGCCCTTCAGGTCGCCGGCCTTGAGATCACGTTGATTAGAGACGTCACGCCTCTACCCCATAACGGTTGCCGCCGGCCTAAGCGCCGCCGCGTCTGA
- the rpsM gene encoding 30S ribosomal protein S13, which yields MARIAGVDIPRDKRVEVSLTYIYGIGLTRAKAILAKAGVNPDIRVKDLEDGDIQKLRGATEAFTIEGDLRRQEGMALKRLQDIGCVRGRRHRMSLPVRGQRTRTNARTRRGARKTVAGKKK from the coding sequence GTGGCACGGATCGCCGGCGTTGACATCCCCCGCGACAAGCGGGTTGAAGTGTCCCTCACATATATCTATGGAATTGGCCTCACAAGGGCCAAAGCCATCCTGGCCAAAGCGGGGGTTAACCCCGACATTCGGGTCAAGGATCTCGAGGATGGCGACATCCAGAAGCTCCGTGGTGCCACCGAGGCTTTCACCATCGAAGGTGATTTGCGTCGTCAAGAGGGCATGGCCCTGAAACGACTGCAAGACATCGGCTGTGTGCGAGGCCGTCGTCATCGGATGAGTCTCCCGGTCCGCGGTCAGCGCACCCGCACGAACGCCCGTACTCGCCGCGGTGCTCGCAAGACTGTGGCTGGCAAGAAGAAGTAA
- the secY gene encoding preprotein translocase subunit SecY has product MLVSRGRNPNAAEVISQLVTNPGLRSRVLTTLGLLLLVRLGIYIPMPGIDREAFKQFIDQGGQLIGFLDIFTGGGISTLGIFALGILPFINASIILQLLTASLPQLEDLQKNEGEAGRRKIAQITRYVALGWGLIQSVVFAMILRQYAVEGLSEVVFVVQTALALVTGSMVVMWIAEVITERGIGQGASLVIFLNIVATLPRTLGATIEAAQTGDRDTVLGIVVLVLVFLATIVGIIFVQEGARRIPIVSAKRQVGGAGALPTRQSYLPLKLNAGGVMPIIFASALIFLPVTVANLTKSEWLIRAASMLNPSASNPWPYALAFFTLILGFSYFYASLTVNPADIATNLKRGGVAIPGVRPGSATTNYLSGVQNRLTLLGGLFLGSVAIIPAAVERATNVQTFQGLGATSLLILVGVAIDTAKQVQTYVISQRYEGLVRQ; this is encoded by the coding sequence ATGCTTGTCAGTCGGGGACGCAACCCCAATGCCGCCGAAGTGATCAGCCAGCTGGTCACCAACCCTGGGTTGCGCAGTCGGGTGCTTACCACCCTTGGCCTGCTGCTTCTGGTCCGTCTTGGCATCTACATCCCCATGCCAGGGATCGATCGAGAAGCCTTCAAACAATTCATCGATCAAGGGGGCCAACTGATTGGCTTCCTCGACATTTTCACGGGTGGAGGAATCTCCACTTTGGGAATTTTCGCTCTTGGAATTCTCCCCTTCATTAATGCATCGATCATTCTTCAGCTGCTAACAGCTTCGTTGCCGCAGTTGGAAGACCTTCAAAAAAATGAAGGCGAAGCAGGACGACGCAAAATCGCACAAATCACCCGCTATGTCGCCCTTGGCTGGGGACTCATCCAAAGCGTGGTGTTCGCAATGATTTTGCGCCAATACGCCGTAGAGGGTTTGAGCGAAGTTGTCTTCGTGGTTCAAACGGCCTTAGCCCTTGTCACCGGATCCATGGTGGTGATGTGGATTGCAGAGGTCATCACCGAAAGAGGGATTGGCCAGGGGGCTTCTTTGGTGATCTTCTTAAACATCGTTGCGACCCTTCCTCGCACCCTTGGAGCAACAATCGAAGCCGCTCAAACGGGTGACCGCGACACCGTTTTGGGAATTGTTGTTCTTGTTCTGGTGTTTCTGGCCACGATTGTCGGAATCATCTTTGTTCAAGAAGGGGCCCGTCGTATTCCGATTGTTAGTGCCAAGCGCCAAGTTGGTGGAGCTGGTGCTCTACCAACGCGTCAGAGCTACTTACCTCTCAAATTGAATGCCGGTGGGGTGATGCCAATCATTTTTGCTTCGGCATTGATTTTCTTGCCCGTCACCGTCGCGAATCTCACCAAGAGTGAATGGCTGATTCGAGCCGCGAGCATGCTCAATCCCAGCGCATCGAATCCCTGGCCCTACGCCCTGGCTTTTTTCACCTTGATTCTGGGGTTCTCTTACTTCTACGCCTCGCTCACGGTGAACCCGGCAGACATCGCCACAAACCTCAAACGAGGCGGTGTGGCGATTCCTGGAGTTCGTCCTGGAAGCGCTACCACCAACTACCTCTCGGGAGTGCAAAACAGGCTTACTTTGCTTGGTGGTCTCTTCCTTGGCTCCGTTGCGATTATTCCTGCCGCAGTGGAACGCGCCACCAATGTGCAGACATTCCAAGGACTCGGTGCGACGTCATTACTCATCCTTGTGGGTGTTGCCATTGACACCGCAAAACAGGTTCAGACCTACGTGATATCTCAACGCTACGAAGGCCTCGTGCGCCAGTGA
- the truA gene encoding tRNA pseudouridine(38-40) synthase TruA, translated as MTAEPSSAPPEQPILRRIALSLQYEGSDFCGWQRQNNARSVQAVLETAIAQLDPLRPIQSFAAGRTDAGVHAAAQVVHFDCSGPIPAAKWAPALNGRLPASIRVRESVERPRDWHACYSAVYRRYRYIIHNGRRPNLFLTPWTWHRYHHRLNEENMRVALEGMIGLHDFAAFMRAGSRRPHSRTTIQDVLVEREGDLIRVEIQASGFLYGMVRLLMAQLVAVGEHRLSVKAFEQRWRDRRRDQVREAAPARGLCLLRAGYAEPIFSEAGWYDCQPWFSLATDDPPPDPPCFAKDEQQELQ; from the coding sequence TTGACCGCTGAACCCTCGTCTGCACCCCCTGAGCAGCCAATCCTCCGACGGATTGCCCTCAGCCTGCAGTACGAGGGTTCAGATTTTTGCGGGTGGCAACGGCAAAACAATGCCAGGAGTGTGCAAGCCGTTCTAGAAACAGCGATTGCTCAACTCGACCCCCTAAGACCAATCCAGAGCTTTGCTGCTGGACGAACGGATGCGGGCGTTCATGCTGCAGCCCAAGTGGTGCATTTCGACTGTTCAGGACCCATTCCAGCCGCAAAATGGGCCCCTGCTCTGAACGGTCGACTACCAGCTTCGATCAGGGTGCGTGAATCTGTTGAGCGACCACGGGATTGGCATGCCTGCTACTCCGCTGTTTACCGGCGTTACCGATACATCATTCACAACGGTCGGCGACCCAATTTGTTTCTGACCCCTTGGACTTGGCACCGATACCACCATCGACTCAACGAAGAGAACATGCGGGTTGCCCTTGAAGGGATGATCGGCCTCCATGATTTTGCGGCCTTTATGCGCGCTGGAAGCCGACGCCCCCACTCACGCACAACCATCCAGGACGTTCTGGTGGAACGCGAGGGTGACCTCATCCGCGTGGAAATCCAAGCCAGTGGATTTCTATATGGAATGGTGCGGCTCTTGATGGCGCAGCTCGTTGCCGTCGGCGAGCATCGCCTCAGCGTGAAGGCCTTTGAGCAACGCTGGAGAGACCGGCGCCGAGACCAAGTGAGGGAAGCCGCGCCTGCTAGAGGACTTTGCCTGTTAAGGGCAGGGTACGCCGAGCCTATTTTCAGCGAAGCTGGCTGGTACGATTGCCAACCGTGGTTTTCTTTGGCGACGGATGATCCCCCCCCGGATCCTCCTTGTTTTGCTAAGGACGAGCAACAAGAACTCCAATGA
- a CDS encoding adenylate kinase: protein MKNRLLFLGPPGAGKGTQAARICDSNGMKHLSTGDLLRSEVAAGSELGKEAEAVMNRGELVSDQLVLAIVESQMKALSGEGWLLDGFPRTVPQAEALEPLLNELKQPIEAVVLLELDDAVLITRMLSRGRADDNEDVIRNRLEVYRDKTAPLISYYQNKGLLISVPAQGSVEEITERICKVLD from the coding sequence ATGAAAAACCGCCTCCTTTTTCTCGGTCCACCTGGTGCTGGTAAAGGCACCCAGGCAGCACGCATCTGCGATTCCAATGGCATGAAACACCTGTCCACAGGTGATTTGCTGAGAAGTGAAGTCGCTGCGGGATCAGAGCTTGGCAAAGAAGCCGAAGCCGTCATGAACCGAGGAGAGCTGGTCAGCGACCAGCTGGTGCTGGCAATCGTTGAAAGTCAGATGAAAGCCCTCTCTGGTGAGGGTTGGCTCCTCGATGGTTTCCCGCGCACTGTTCCACAGGCTGAAGCACTGGAACCTCTACTGAATGAGCTCAAGCAACCCATCGAAGCGGTTGTCCTGCTCGAGCTGGACGATGCAGTCTTGATTACGCGCATGCTGAGCCGCGGCCGTGCCGATGACAATGAAGACGTGATCCGGAATCGCCTCGAGGTGTATCGAGACAAGACCGCTCCCCTGATCAGCTATTACCAAAACAAGGGACTGCTCATCAGCGTTCCAGCCCAGGGTTCCGTAGAGGAAATCACTGAGCGGATCTGCAAAGTTCTGGATTGA
- the rpmJ gene encoding 50S ribosomal protein L36, which yields MKVRASVKKMCDKCRVIRRHGRVMVICTNPKHKQRQG from the coding sequence ATGAAGGTGCGCGCTTCTGTTAAAAAAATGTGCGACAAGTGCCGGGTGATCCGTCGCCACGGTCGGGTCATGGTGATTTGCACCAACCCAAAGCACAAGCAGCGTCAGGGCTAA
- the rplQ gene encoding 50S ribosomal protein L17, with protein MRHQCRVPQLGRPADQRKAMLRALTTQLIREGRVTTTKARAKALRDEAERMITLAKDGSLASRRRAIGYIYDKQLVHALFDKAPTRYGERKGGYTRITRTVPRRGDNAEMAIIELV; from the coding sequence ATGAGACACCAATGCCGAGTACCCCAGCTGGGTCGTCCCGCTGACCAACGCAAGGCAATGCTTCGCGCCCTGACCACCCAACTCATTCGGGAAGGTCGGGTCACCACCACCAAGGCCCGTGCGAAAGCTCTTCGCGATGAAGCTGAGCGGATGATCACTTTGGCCAAGGACGGCAGCTTGGCGTCCCGACGTCGTGCCATTGGCTACATCTACGACAAGCAGCTGGTTCACGCCCTGTTCGACAAAGCTCCAACCCGTTACGGCGAGCGCAAAGGTGGCTACACCCGAATTACCCGGACAGTTCCCCGCCGTGGCGACAATGCCGAGATGGCCATCATCGAACTGGTATAG
- a CDS encoding DNA-directed RNA polymerase subunit alpha has translation MLQYQIDRIEHQIAEDRAQTGVFLIGPLERGQATTLGNALRRVLMGGLEGSAVTAIRIAGVNHEYATVPGVREDVLDILLNCKELSVNSRSAELEIGRLVVAGPAEVKASDLQFSSQVQVIDGNRTIATVADGHSLELEVHVERGIGYRPVDRHNEDTSAIDLLQIDAVFMPVKRVNFNIDETAVAEGGSARERLRIEISTDGSITPDDALAQTANQLLELFQPLATVTLVEEVGVEPEPSAEAQIPLEELNLSVRAYNCLKRAQVNSVSDLMGFSYEDLLEIKNFGSKSADEVIEALERIGISIPQSRTSA, from the coding sequence GTGCTGCAGTACCAGATCGATCGCATCGAGCATCAAATCGCCGAGGATCGCGCCCAAACAGGCGTCTTCCTGATCGGTCCACTCGAGCGTGGCCAAGCCACAACCTTGGGCAATGCTTTGCGCCGTGTCCTGATGGGCGGCCTTGAAGGCAGCGCCGTCACCGCAATTCGCATTGCCGGCGTTAACCACGAGTACGCCACAGTCCCTGGGGTTCGTGAAGACGTCCTCGACATTCTGCTGAACTGCAAAGAGCTGTCTGTTAACAGCCGTTCAGCGGAACTCGAGATTGGTCGTCTGGTGGTCGCTGGTCCTGCTGAAGTAAAGGCCAGCGATCTTCAGTTTTCATCTCAAGTTCAAGTTATCGATGGCAATCGCACCATCGCAACCGTCGCAGACGGACACAGCCTGGAATTGGAAGTTCACGTCGAGCGTGGCATCGGCTATCGCCCAGTCGACCGACACAACGAAGACACCAGTGCCATTGATCTTCTACAGATCGATGCGGTGTTTATGCCGGTGAAGCGAGTCAATTTCAATATTGATGAAACAGCCGTTGCAGAAGGCGGTTCAGCCCGCGAACGCCTACGGATTGAGATCAGCACCGATGGCTCCATTACTCCTGACGACGCCCTGGCTCAGACGGCCAATCAACTGCTCGAGCTCTTCCAACCTCTAGCGACCGTCACCCTCGTAGAAGAAGTGGGTGTCGAGCCGGAACCATCTGCAGAGGCACAGATTCCTCTCGAGGAATTGAACCTCTCGGTTCGGGCTTACAACTGCCTCAAGCGTGCCCAGGTCAACTCCGTGTCTGACCTCATGGGCTTCAGCTATGAGGATCTCCTCGAAATCAAGAACTTCGGTTCTAAATCCGCCGACGAAGTGATCGAAGCCCTCGAGCGCATCGGCATCTCTATCCCCCAAAGCCGCACCTCGGCATAA